From the Psychrobacillus sp. FSL K6-4046 genome, one window contains:
- a CDS encoding DUF1444 family protein, producing the protein MKALELINIFKTKISEDKYTYDYNRETNKLRLTHKELGKGIDLSIPPILARYETKKEKAIDEVVYTILETFLAMEKEMEGLLDPNFAVYPVIRSTSFPLKSNEGNRFVTKDHTAETRIYYVLDLGNTYRLIDEKMLSGWGLRETEIRERALFQVRNLKTNYKTDEVAGNTFYFFNNNDGYDASRILNESLLKDMKKQISGDMTVSVPHQDVMIIGDIRNETGYDVLAQMTMHFFTVGTVPITSLSFIYEKGDLEPIFILAKNRVTKEKEDK; encoded by the coding sequence TTGAAAGCTCTTGAGTTAATAAACATATTTAAAACAAAAATTTCAGAAGATAAATATACGTATGATTACAATCGTGAAACAAACAAACTGCGCCTAACGCATAAGGAACTAGGAAAAGGAATAGATCTATCCATTCCTCCGATTTTAGCAAGATATGAGACCAAAAAAGAAAAGGCAATAGATGAGGTAGTTTACACGATATTAGAAACGTTTTTAGCGATGGAAAAGGAGATGGAGGGACTGCTGGACCCGAATTTTGCTGTGTACCCAGTTATTCGTTCAACATCCTTTCCTTTAAAATCAAATGAGGGCAATCGTTTTGTTACGAAGGATCATACAGCAGAAACAAGAATCTATTATGTATTAGATTTAGGTAACACGTATCGTTTAATAGATGAGAAAATGTTATCAGGCTGGGGCTTGCGTGAGACTGAAATACGTGAGAGAGCTCTTTTCCAAGTCAGAAACTTAAAAACAAATTATAAGACAGATGAAGTTGCCGGTAATACTTTTTACTTTTTTAACAATAATGATGGCTATGATGCGAGCAGAATCTTGAACGAATCGCTTCTAAAAGATATGAAAAAACAGATTTCTGGAGATATGACTGTTTCTGTACCCCATCAAGATGTTATGATTATTGGTGATATAAGAAATGAGACAGGCTACGATGTATTAGCTCAAATGACTATGCATTTCTTTACAGTAGGAACTGTGCCGATCACCTCATTATCTTTTATATACGAAAAGGGAGATTTAGAGCCTATTTTTATCTTGGCTAAAAATCGAGTAACAAAGGAGAAAGAAGACAAATGA
- a CDS encoding thioredoxin family protein has translation MENLNSIEQFKQLRDNERVVFKFTADWCPDCHFIDPFMGEIEEQFSEFQFISVDRDKFIDLCVELDILGIPSFVAYDRGKEVGRFVSKDRKTREEIESFLQSI, from the coding sequence ATGGAAAATCTAAATTCTATAGAACAATTTAAACAATTGAGAGACAATGAAAGAGTTGTATTTAAATTTACAGCTGACTGGTGTCCTGATTGTCATTTTATTGATCCTTTTATGGGGGAAATAGAAGAACAATTTTCTGAATTTCAATTTATTTCAGTTGATCGGGACAAGTTTATAGATTTATGCGTGGAGTTAGATATTCTAGGTATTCCGAGCTTTGTCGCCTATGACCGTGGTAAAGAGGTAGGTCGTTTTGTAAGCAAGGATCGCAAAACAAGAGAAGAAATTGAATCATTTCTTCAATCTATTTAA
- a CDS encoding bifunctional 3-deoxy-7-phosphoheptulonate synthase/chorismate mutase, with protein sequence MNQMDLEALRSRVDEVNVEILRLINERAGVVQEIGRVKEKQGVNRYDPLRERHMLDHLKEHNDGPLPQSTVEHIFKEIFKTALELQVDDQKKALLVSRKKKSEDTIVTINGEQIGTGAPSFVFGPCAVESYTQVAEVAAAIQSKGLKLIRGGAYKPRTSPYDFQGLGLEGLKILKQISEEFGLAVVSEIVTPSHLDEALDYVDVVQVGARNMQNFELLKAVGQINKPILLKRGIAATLDEFIHAAEYIMSQGNDQIILCERGIRTYERATRNTLDISAVPILKQETHLPVFVDVTHSTGRRDILLPAAKAAIAIGADGVMAEVHPDPAVALSDAAQQMNLKQFDEFYDSIQKFMKNHEIHA encoded by the coding sequence ATGAATCAAATGGATTTAGAGGCTTTACGAAGCCGAGTTGATGAGGTCAATGTAGAAATTTTACGTTTGATCAATGAAAGAGCTGGAGTAGTACAAGAAATAGGTAGAGTAAAAGAAAAGCAAGGTGTTAATAGATATGATCCTCTTCGTGAAAGACATATGCTAGATCATCTTAAAGAACATAATGATGGTCCTTTACCACAATCTACTGTGGAGCATATTTTTAAAGAAATTTTTAAAACGGCTCTAGAATTACAAGTCGATGATCAGAAAAAAGCGCTTCTTGTTTCTCGTAAAAAGAAATCAGAGGACACGATCGTAACGATTAACGGTGAACAAATTGGTACAGGAGCACCATCATTTGTATTTGGTCCATGTGCTGTAGAATCATATACACAGGTTGCAGAGGTTGCTGCTGCAATCCAATCTAAAGGTCTAAAGCTAATTCGCGGTGGAGCATACAAACCACGTACATCTCCTTACGACTTCCAAGGGCTTGGATTAGAAGGATTAAAGATCTTAAAACAAATTTCTGAAGAATTTGGTTTAGCGGTTGTTTCTGAAATTGTGACTCCAAGTCATTTAGATGAGGCACTTGACTATGTAGATGTCGTACAGGTCGGAGCACGTAATATGCAAAACTTTGAGCTATTAAAGGCAGTTGGACAAATTAATAAGCCAATCCTTTTAAAACGAGGAATTGCAGCTACGTTAGATGAGTTTATCCATGCTGCAGAATATATTATGTCACAAGGAAACGATCAAATCATCCTATGTGAACGTGGTATCCGCACATATGAAAGAGCTACTAGAAACACCTTAGATATCTCAGCAGTGCCAATCTTAAAACAAGAAACGCACTTGCCAGTATTTGTAGATGTAACACATTCCACTGGACGTCGTGATATTCTTTTACCAGCCGCTAAAGCAGCAATTGCCATTGGTGCAGACGGGGTAATGGCTGAAGTACATCCAGATCCAGCGGTAGCATTATCTGATGCTGCTCAACAGATGAACTTAAAACAATTTGATGAGTTTTACGATTCCATCCAAAAATTCATGAAAAATCATGAGATTCACGCATAA
- a CDS encoding DUF948 domain-containing protein yields the protein MENLLYIAAIVAAIAFLILCISLAVTLSSVKKTLNNVAETLDGLETHLQNVTKETAELLHKTNELAVDIQDKSEKLNTVVDAVKNVGVSVNGFNNSIQRLSTSVTTEVEKNEDKIAQVVQWSSIFLGIRDKWKERKAMEQAGFYTFEKDNVK from the coding sequence ATGGAAAATCTTTTATACATAGCGGCAATTGTAGCAGCCATTGCTTTTTTAATCTTATGTATAAGCCTGGCGGTAACTTTGTCTTCCGTGAAAAAGACCTTAAACAATGTTGCAGAAACATTGGATGGCTTAGAAACGCATTTACAAAATGTGACAAAAGAAACAGCAGAGCTTTTGCATAAAACGAATGAATTAGCTGTAGATATTCAAGATAAATCTGAAAAGCTAAATACTGTGGTAGACGCAGTTAAGAACGTAGGAGTATCTGTTAATGGCTTCAACAATTCGATTCAACGTTTATCTACTTCTGTTACAACAGAGGTAGAAAAAAACGAAGATAAAATCGCTCAGGTTGTTCAGTGGAGTAGTATTTTCTTAGGTATCCGCGACAAATGGAAAGAGCGAAAAGCAATGGAGCAAGCAGGCTTTTATACATTTGAAAAAGATAATGTAAAATAA
- a CDS encoding DNA translocase FtsK: MNWFKKLFSNNEEEHIEEQEVEEISPREPRTPFRFPLISDSEKNEFLYGSKEEKEIIEPEPIKPEKKIYEAPPIYEGWQQRKLQPTTKRVEKVIVDEPIIEKKKRPFTPTQVPSPVYGYNKPKGNLRNSYQQEQVDKEEVTILTNKKVEPVVPILKEEKSEQLVTTTELYEPKGDVIVEPEVPVLDELTIKEETTSKSIEVESYVPTPKEKEQAVEMVTTSDEILEKETDNIEEYAVSDLEQQGKKEELEPMNNEVESYVPSLKEEQAVEMIAATEVLEKEDAVEILDSPSSVIEVPLEEVLEQAIEVEDLKGQVLEDENQPQYMEVEKLQPQQEDVKVTETKSKEKIRPFNVLMLKSDKEKLNKLENKIIPLYQSPTSNRSVVEEKPMEAPTQEKVVIEETIAVNPPLEEEPQSTYEKPSFSYLLPPEIKDEDKEWMENQAFTLVEALSYFQVSGEIVQMVQGPAVTQFEITVGHGTKVSKIRNLADDLKLALAAKDIRIQAPIPGKRSIGIEIPNRKSRAVRISEVLNTDVFKESDSPLESALGLDLTGKPVTIDLRKMPHGLIAGATGSGKSVFINSLLVSLLYKATPNELKLLLIDPKMVELAPFNHIPHLVSPVITDVKAATAALKWAVEEMERRYQLFAHIGVRDISRYNTLATEKRQFAQKLPYLVIVIDELADLMMMAPTEVEDAICRIAQKARACGIHLVLATQRPSVDVITGLIKANIPTRIAFSVSSQIDSRTILDQQGAERLLGRGDMLYQGNGMSSPVRIQGTYVTDEEIESVIEFARSQGTPEYIFEQDELIQKSEVAAEQDDLFEEACRFVVEQGTASTSLLQRKFHLGYNRAARLIDAMHEAGFISEQRGSKAREVLLKNDTLDQIFS; encoded by the coding sequence ATGAATTGGTTTAAAAAGTTATTTTCTAATAATGAGGAAGAACATATAGAAGAACAGGAAGTAGAGGAGATATCTCCAAGAGAACCACGTACTCCTTTCCGTTTTCCATTAATATCGGACAGCGAAAAAAATGAATTTTTGTACGGGTCAAAGGAAGAAAAGGAAATTATAGAGCCTGAGCCGATAAAGCCTGAGAAGAAAATATATGAAGCACCTCCCATTTATGAGGGATGGCAGCAACGAAAATTACAACCAACTACTAAAAGAGTGGAAAAAGTAATAGTGGACGAGCCTATTATAGAAAAGAAAAAACGGCCTTTCACTCCTACGCAGGTGCCTTCTCCTGTGTACGGCTATAATAAGCCAAAAGGTAATCTTCGTAACAGCTACCAGCAGGAACAAGTTGATAAAGAAGAAGTTACTATTTTAACGAATAAAAAAGTAGAACCAGTTGTTCCTATTTTGAAAGAAGAAAAATCGGAACAATTAGTAACGACTACAGAATTATACGAGCCAAAAGGTGATGTGATCGTAGAGCCAGAAGTTCCTGTTTTAGACGAACTTACAATAAAAGAAGAAACTACATCAAAGAGTATAGAAGTAGAAAGTTATGTACCTACACCAAAAGAAAAAGAGCAAGCGGTGGAAATGGTAACAACATCAGACGAAATATTGGAGAAGGAAACTGACAATATAGAAGAATATGCTGTTTCTGATCTAGAGCAGCAAGGTAAAAAAGAAGAACTTGAGCCGATGAATAACGAAGTAGAAAGCTATGTTCCTAGCTTAAAAGAAGAACAAGCGGTGGAAATGATAGCAGCTACAGAAGTATTAGAGAAAGAGGATGCTGTTGAAATACTAGATTCTCCTTCATCGGTTATAGAAGTTCCATTAGAGGAAGTGCTAGAACAAGCAATTGAAGTAGAGGACCTGAAAGGACAGGTATTAGAGGACGAAAATCAGCCACAATATATGGAAGTAGAGAAACTGCAACCACAACAAGAAGACGTTAAAGTTACTGAAACTAAGTCAAAAGAAAAAATTAGACCTTTTAACGTATTGATGCTGAAGTCAGATAAGGAAAAGTTGAATAAACTAGAAAATAAAATAATCCCTCTTTATCAAAGTCCAACATCTAACCGTTCTGTCGTGGAAGAAAAACCAATGGAAGCTCCTACACAGGAGAAAGTAGTCATTGAGGAAACAATTGCTGTTAATCCACCATTAGAGGAGGAACCTCAATCTACGTATGAAAAACCTTCCTTTAGTTACCTGTTACCACCCGAAATTAAGGATGAGGATAAAGAATGGATGGAAAATCAAGCTTTTACATTAGTAGAAGCACTTTCGTACTTTCAAGTAAGTGGAGAGATTGTCCAAATGGTCCAAGGTCCAGCAGTTACACAGTTTGAAATCACAGTTGGACATGGTACGAAGGTTAGTAAAATCCGTAATCTGGCAGATGATTTAAAGCTTGCACTAGCTGCTAAGGATATTCGTATACAAGCTCCTATTCCGGGGAAGCGTTCTATTGGTATTGAAATACCTAATAGAAAATCACGTGCTGTTCGAATCTCGGAGGTACTTAATACAGATGTCTTTAAGGAATCAGATTCTCCTTTAGAATCAGCGCTTGGTTTAGATTTGACTGGTAAACCAGTGACTATTGATTTAAGAAAAATGCCACATGGTTTAATTGCAGGTGCAACAGGATCAGGGAAATCTGTATTTATTAATTCCTTACTTGTAAGCCTCCTTTATAAAGCAACACCTAATGAGCTTAAGTTATTGTTAATTGACCCCAAAATGGTAGAGCTTGCTCCATTTAACCATATTCCTCATTTAGTGAGCCCTGTTATTACAGATGTTAAGGCAGCAACAGCAGCACTTAAATGGGCAGTCGAGGAGATGGAACGACGTTATCAGTTATTTGCTCATATTGGTGTGCGTGACATTAGCAGATATAATACTTTGGCGACTGAAAAAAGACAGTTTGCTCAAAAACTGCCATACCTAGTAATTGTTATAGATGAGTTGGCTGATTTAATGATGATGGCGCCAACAGAAGTCGAGGATGCTATATGCCGTATTGCACAGAAAGCTAGAGCCTGTGGTATTCATCTCGTTTTGGCAACTCAACGTCCTTCCGTGGATGTCATTACAGGTCTGATCAAAGCGAATATACCGACTCGAATTGCTTTTTCGGTATCTTCTCAAATTGATTCACGTACTATTTTAGATCAACAGGGTGCCGAACGATTGCTTGGTCGCGGGGATATGCTATATCAAGGAAATGGTATGTCAAGTCCAGTCCGTATTCAAGGTACCTATGTAACGGATGAGGAAATTGAAAGTGTTATTGAATTTGCTAGAAGTCAAGGTACTCCTGAATATATATTTGAGCAGGATGAGTTAATTCAAAAGTCTGAGGTTGCAGCTGAGCAAGATGATTTATTTGAGGAAGCCTGCCGATTTGTTGTAGAACAGGGCACTGCTTCGACGTCCTTGCTTCAAAGAAAATTCCATTTAGGCTATAACCGAGCTGCTAGACTAATCGATGCTATGCATGAGGCTGGATTCATTTCGGAGCAAAGAGGCAGTAAGGCGAGAGAAGTGTTACTGAAAAACGACACTTTAGACCAAATTTTTAGTTAA
- a CDS encoding YtxH domain-containing protein translates to MTNYESNKPNYNDAKFNQEYYANQSSYDRQGQPSYPPMPSYNESRHNVYKDEEVNGKDFIMGVVIGGIIGATTALLLAPKTGTELRGTLSTQAGQLKDKTMDLSSTAKEKTTQLSKQLQEQSGQLVEKVKNIKGSPASPLDDGTASSEGEEPMEFMETISKTTEELTDEEENATAVAEAIKEAIAEETSDSKTNTTK, encoded by the coding sequence ATGACAAATTACGAATCAAACAAACCAAATTACAATGATGCAAAATTTAATCAAGAGTACTATGCAAACCAATCTTCGTATGATCGACAAGGACAGCCTAGCTATCCACCAATGCCTTCCTATAACGAGAGTCGTCACAATGTGTATAAGGACGAGGAAGTAAACGGTAAAGACTTTATCATGGGTGTAGTGATCGGTGGTATTATCGGTGCTACAACTGCTCTATTATTAGCACCAAAGACTGGGACTGAGCTTCGTGGTACGTTAAGCACACAAGCAGGTCAGTTGAAGGATAAAACAATGGATCTTTCTTCCACTGCTAAAGAGAAAACAACTCAGCTATCTAAACAGCTACAGGAGCAATCTGGACAGCTTGTAGAAAAAGTGAAAAACATTAAAGGTTCTCCTGCTTCTCCGTTAGATGATGGCACTGCTTCTTCCGAGGGCGAAGAGCCAATGGAATTCATGGAAACCATTTCTAAAACGACAGAAGAGCTAACAGATGAGGAAGAAAATGCGACAGCAGTAGCGGAAGCTATTAAAGAAGCAATTGCAGAAGAAACTTCAGATTCTAAAACTAATACAACAAAATAA
- the ytpR gene encoding YtpR family tRNA-binding protein: MNIFYNAAGVGDVLLIQITPEKTEKVTTDIIGDVTLVKDAQTSEILAINIFGFSKYARLEANGQVDLNEVLVAKIQEVLNTNNVNYQLEVDLSPKFVVGLVESLEQHPNADKLKVCQVNVGNETLQIVCGAPNVDAGQKVVVAKVGAVMPSGMVIKDAELRGIASSGMLCSARELALPNAPEVKGILVLEDNNEIGSAFVS; the protein is encoded by the coding sequence ATGAATATTTTTTACAACGCAGCTGGTGTAGGTGACGTTTTGTTAATCCAAATCACGCCTGAAAAAACAGAAAAGGTTACTACTGACATTATTGGAGATGTGACGCTTGTCAAGGACGCGCAAACTTCTGAGATTCTTGCCATTAACATATTTGGCTTCAGTAAATATGCACGTTTAGAAGCAAACGGACAAGTTGATCTAAATGAAGTGCTTGTGGCTAAAATTCAAGAGGTATTGAATACTAATAATGTAAACTACCAATTAGAGGTCGATTTATCTCCTAAGTTTGTAGTTGGTTTAGTCGAATCATTAGAACAACATCCAAACGCCGATAAACTAAAGGTGTGTCAAGTAAACGTGGGCAATGAAACGCTACAAATTGTATGTGGAGCTCCAAACGTGGATGCTGGACAAAAGGTAGTAGTAGCTAAAGTAGGAGCAGTCATGCCGTCTGGTATGGTGATCAAAGATGCAGAGCTTCGTGGCATCGCTTCTAGTGGTATGCTTTGCTCTGCAAGAGAGCTAGCTTTACCGAACGCTCCAGAAGTAAAAGGGATTCTTGTTTTGGAAGATAACAATGAAATAGGAAGTGCCTTTGTATCATAA
- the murC gene encoding UDP-N-acetylmuramate--L-alanine ligase yields MTKYHFTGIKGSGMSPLAQILHDEGHEVQGSDIEKYFFTEKPLHERNINVLLFDENNISEDMTIIAGNAFPDTHPEIVKAKELGLEVVRYHKFLGEYMNQFTSIAVTGAHGKTSTTGLLAHVLSGYSPTAYLIGDGTGKGIENASNFVFEACEYRRHFLAYSPDYAIMTNIDFDHPDYFSDIEDVFNAFQEMAMQVKKCIIACGDDAHLQRIKASVPVVYYGFGEHNDFAARNIEKTTEGTSFDVFVRNEFYHRFTIPMYGDHVILNTLSVISLCHYEGVPAEVIQSGLESFEGVKRRFTETVIENRVIIDDYAHHPTEISVTIQGARQKYPDRELVVIFQPHTYTRTQKFLNEFKESLSLADEVYLCDIFGSARENTGTLTIETLGDLIEGSHILQEDNVEQLLNHENAVYMFMGAGDVQKYQQAFEKKLNN; encoded by the coding sequence ATGACAAAGTATCATTTTACAGGGATTAAAGGATCGGGTATGAGCCCGTTGGCACAAATCCTTCATGATGAAGGTCATGAAGTGCAAGGATCAGATATTGAAAAGTACTTTTTTACAGAAAAACCATTACATGAACGCAATATAAATGTGTTGCTTTTTGATGAGAATAACATTTCAGAAGATATGACAATCATCGCTGGGAACGCATTCCCTGATACTCACCCAGAAATCGTCAAAGCGAAGGAATTAGGATTGGAAGTAGTCCGTTATCATAAATTCTTAGGGGAATATATGAACCAGTTTACATCCATAGCTGTCACTGGTGCTCATGGGAAAACATCAACTACAGGGCTTTTGGCGCATGTTTTAAGTGGATATAGTCCAACAGCGTATCTAATTGGTGATGGTACAGGTAAAGGGATTGAAAACGCCTCTAATTTTGTATTTGAAGCTTGTGAGTATCGCAGACATTTCTTGGCATATAGCCCAGACTATGCGATTATGACCAATATCGATTTTGATCATCCAGATTATTTTAGCGATATTGAAGACGTATTTAATGCTTTTCAGGAAATGGCTATGCAGGTTAAAAAATGTATTATAGCGTGTGGGGATGATGCTCATCTTCAACGTATTAAAGCATCTGTGCCAGTAGTCTACTACGGATTTGGCGAACACAATGATTTTGCTGCTCGTAATATTGAAAAGACGACAGAGGGAACTTCCTTTGACGTATTTGTAAGAAACGAGTTCTATCATCGCTTCACCATCCCAATGTACGGAGATCATGTTATTTTAAATACACTTTCAGTTATTTCTCTATGTCATTATGAAGGAGTACCTGCAGAGGTAATTCAGAGTGGCTTGGAGTCATTTGAAGGTGTAAAACGCCGTTTCACTGAGACTGTTATAGAAAATCGTGTGATAATTGATGACTATGCTCATCATCCTACAGAAATTTCAGTAACGATCCAAGGAGCTCGTCAAAAGTATCCAGACCGAGAGCTTGTAGTAATATTCCAGCCTCATACGTACACTAGAACACAAAAGTTCTTAAATGAATTTAAGGAAAGCTTAAGCCTGGCTGATGAAGTATACCTATGTGACATATTTGGCTCTGCTAGAGAAAATACTGGTACATTAACGATTGAAACGCTGGGTGATCTTATAGAAGGTAGTCATATCCTTCAGGAAGACAACGTGGAGCAATTACTTAATCATGAAAATGCGGTGTATATGTTTATGGGCGCAGGAGATGTCCAAAAATATCAACAAGCATTTGAAAAAAAACTAAATAATTAA
- the pilM gene encoding pilus assembly protein PilM: MSSTLFALDIGTRSVVGIILEERDGSFHVVDILVEEHKDRAMLDGQIHNVLKVAEVIQSIKEKLEEKHGPLEKVSVAAAGRALKTEQAEVKMDIKNRPIFSEEDVSRLELSAVQHAQNSLVHPDIDKQSSHYYCVGYSVLYYRLDGDEIGSLVDQQGDEASVEVIATFLPRVVVESLISALKRANLEMEALTLEPIAAINVLIPPSMRRLNVALVDIGAGTSDIAITDFGTVVAYGMVPYAGDEITEALSEHYLLDFPLAEKAKRAINNNEYIQIQDILGFEQDVAKDEVIAALKPTITELASEISKEILRLNNNRSPKAVMLVGGGSLTPTITTSLEQALSLPTNRVAVRGIDAIQNLTKEEHIPVSPELVTPIGIAIAAKKSPIQYMSVKVNEQVVRLFELKEMTVGDALLAANISTRKLYGRPGVALSIQLNNQTIHIPGGHGQAAIVKVNGMEANTKTIIKNLDIIELMEGKDGTPGTATVRDLLDEAVAQSFSFEGETHIVEPRIFINGVPSSADTELRERDKITIETVQTVEQLLHSIGKEMSIHKLKPYTITINEKNHYIPTLTPTLLINGVKGKLESPIKDNDVITISSSEAPTLEMLANALDKKLDAQIEITFQNETVKLYKECSVVKIGEVTIHANEVVRTGSILVWEEINTTPWIFQDVFRFSEWTLPENAGSFQILRNGHPSRFDEEIFGGDHLEILFN, translated from the coding sequence TTGTCATCAACCCTATTTGCATTAGATATTGGAACCCGTTCGGTAGTAGGTATTATTTTAGAGGAACGAGATGGGTCTTTCCATGTGGTAGACATCCTCGTAGAAGAACATAAGGATCGTGCGATGCTGGATGGTCAAATACATAATGTGCTCAAAGTTGCTGAAGTTATACAATCTATAAAAGAAAAGCTAGAAGAAAAGCATGGTCCTCTAGAGAAGGTAAGTGTGGCCGCTGCTGGACGTGCTCTAAAAACAGAACAAGCTGAAGTGAAAATGGATATAAAAAATCGTCCAATTTTCTCTGAAGAGGACGTGAGCAGGCTGGAACTCTCTGCAGTGCAGCATGCACAGAATAGTTTGGTGCATCCTGATATCGATAAACAATCCAGCCATTACTATTGTGTTGGCTACAGTGTACTTTATTACAGGTTAGATGGTGATGAAATTGGCAGCCTCGTAGACCAGCAAGGTGATGAGGCTTCAGTAGAAGTAATTGCTACCTTCCTACCCAGAGTAGTTGTAGAGTCCCTTATATCAGCTTTAAAGCGTGCAAATCTTGAGATGGAAGCATTAACACTCGAGCCAATTGCTGCTATTAATGTTTTAATCCCCCCTTCTATGCGACGACTGAACGTAGCACTAGTGGATATTGGGGCAGGAACATCAGATATCGCTATAACTGATTTTGGAACTGTCGTTGCTTACGGCATGGTTCCGTATGCTGGAGATGAAATCACGGAAGCATTAAGTGAGCATTATTTGTTAGACTTCCCTCTTGCTGAAAAAGCTAAACGAGCGATTAATAATAATGAATACATACAAATTCAGGACATACTTGGCTTTGAACAGGACGTAGCAAAAGATGAGGTAATTGCAGCCTTAAAACCAACGATCACAGAACTTGCTAGTGAAATATCAAAAGAAATTTTAAGGTTAAATAATAATCGATCACCAAAGGCTGTCATGCTTGTAGGGGGTGGTAGCTTAACACCTACCATTACCACTTCGCTGGAACAGGCTTTGAGTCTACCAACTAACCGAGTGGCTGTAAGAGGTATTGATGCGATACAAAATTTAACGAAGGAAGAACATATCCCTGTCTCTCCTGAGCTAGTTACACCTATTGGAATTGCTATTGCTGCCAAAAAGTCTCCTATTCAGTATATGTCAGTAAAAGTGAACGAGCAGGTTGTTCGTTTATTTGAACTGAAGGAAATGACAGTGGGTGATGCACTTTTAGCCGCTAATATCTCTACGAGAAAGCTTTATGGGAGACCAGGGGTGGCCTTATCCATTCAACTGAACAACCAAACAATCCATATTCCTGGTGGTCATGGTCAGGCTGCAATAGTCAAAGTGAATGGCATGGAAGCTAATACGAAAACAATTATTAAAAATTTGGACATCATAGAGTTAATGGAAGGTAAGGATGGAACTCCAGGAACTGCAACGGTACGAGACCTACTGGATGAGGCAGTAGCTCAATCCTTTAGCTTTGAAGGTGAAACTCATATAGTAGAGCCAAGGATTTTTATCAACGGGGTACCATCTTCCGCTGACACTGAATTGAGGGAAAGAGACAAAATTACTATAGAGACTGTTCAAACAGTCGAACAGCTTTTACATTCTATTGGCAAAGAAATGTCTATTCATAAGTTAAAACCATACACCATAACGATAAATGAAAAGAATCATTATATCCCCACTTTAACTCCTACACTTCTCATTAACGGAGTAAAAGGAAAACTGGAAAGTCCCATAAAGGACAATGATGTAATCACAATTAGCTCTAGTGAAGCTCCGACTTTAGAAATGCTTGCTAATGCATTAGATAAAAAATTAGATGCTCAAATAGAAATCACCTTTCAAAACGAAACAGTAAAACTTTATAAGGAGTGCTCAGTTGTTAAGATCGGTGAAGTTACAATTCATGCAAACGAGGTTGTGCGTACGGGTTCAATACTTGTATGGGAAGAAATAAATACTACACCATGGATTTTCCAGGACGTTTTTCGATTCTCGGAGTGGACCCTTCCCGAGAATGCCGGTTCTTTTCAAATCTTAAGAAATGGACACCCCTCTCGATTTGATGAAGAAATTTTCGGTGGGGATCATTTAGAAATACTCTTTAATTAG